A region from the Aegilops tauschii subsp. strangulata cultivar AL8/78 chromosome 5, Aet v6.0, whole genome shotgun sequence genome encodes:
- the LOC109749999 gene encoding uncharacterized protein yields the protein MAAPSPPTPGTGRLPTMADIMAASRAQGLRMRLSTLGPLFRVTATRVGGDGDVELGRAEGAVRPWPGGSVLHLDSMRMSRATLEVPDRPLFGLGIFLGAVTVRHGFDAGCVRAELLAINDTPLYHNKLVKFYTRMGFKAVHEVDGSSMMDLAHMLVWGGKGTRMDADIEQLLMKWSRRFGSQD from the exons ATGGCCGCTCCGTCGCCGCCCACACCAGGCACGGGCAGACTCCCGACGATGGCGGACATCATGGCCGCGTCGCGCGCGCAGGGCCTGCGCATGCGCTTGAGCACGCTTGGCCCTCTCTTCCGCGTCACGGCGACCcgcgtcggcggcgacggcgacgtggAGCTGGGCCGCGCCGAGGGCGCCGTCCGGCCTTGGCCCGGGGGCTCCGTGCTGCACCTCGACTCCATGCGGATGTCGCGCGCCACGCTCGAGGTCCCCGACCGGCCGCTATTCGGCCTCGGCATCTTCCTAGGCGCCGTCACCGTGCGCCATGGCTTCGACGCTGGTTGCGTGCGCGCCGAGCTGCTAGCCATCAACGATACGCCGCTCTATCACAACAAG CTTGTTAAGTTCTATACGAGGATGGGTTTCAAAGCAGTGCATGAGGTAGATGGATCGTCAATGATGGATCTTGCTCATATGTTAGTGTGGGGAGGTAAAGGAACAAGAATGGATGCTGATATAGAACAGCTCCTCATGAAGTGGAGCAGAAGATTCGGATCTCAAGACTGA